GTGGACCTCGCCCCAACTCACGTCGAAGCCGTCCATCGTGAACGGGAGAATCTCCCCGGAGCCGTTGGCGACGAGGCCCTTCTCCGAACCGCGTGCCCCGGCGACGGTCATCCCCTCCCACGTCGAGGTCATCCCCTCCGGGCTGGAGTAGTCGAACTTCTTCTGGGTGCCCACGTCGTAACAGCCGATCGCACCGGAGGAACCGGCGAACCACAGACGCTCGCCGTCGGACGTGACCGCCAGCCCGCGAAGCTGGTTGTCACGGGTCTTCGGGCCGTCGTCGAAGATGATCTCCCAGTCGTCCTCGCGGTTGCCGAGCAGTGTCCCGCCGTCACCGATGGCGTAGGGACCCTCGACCGTCTGGACCACCTCGAACAACGCTTTCTCGAAGGGCGATTCGACTTGCTGCCATTCCGGCGCGTCGGCGTCGGGACCAAGTTCCCACATTGCGACTGGACGTTCGGCCGATATCCACTTCAATCGGGGCGAACTGTTGGAATTCTGGAACCGATATTCGGTCTGTTTTACCTGACCGTCCGGTTACCTCGGGCGATCGGTCACGGCTGTCGGCGGCGTCCCACGGATCCCACCGGAGTCGTCCGGACGAACCTACTTGCCCTCGCTCGTCGTATCTGCACAGTTGGGAGTGTGAACAGATGGCAGACCAACCGTTCCCGGTGCTCACGGAGGAGGTGGAACGTCTCCTCCCGCCCGTAGACGACGCGACGCCGATACCGGCGGTGGAACTGCTCCTGTCGCTGGTCGACCCGGGCCCCGACTCGAAGAGCGAGGTACCCGAGTCGAGCGAATCGGCCGACTTCGGGGCGTCACGACCCGACCCGCCCGAGTGGCTGTACGACACCACCCTCCAGAGCGGCGACGCCGCCACAGCCGAGGCCCGGACACTCCCCGACTGGCTCTCCGAGATCCGACTCCTCTACGAGGAGCAGATGGTTTCGGCGCTCTCGGTCCCGGCGGTGGTCGTCGGCGTCGGGATACTCGTTCCGGACCTCGGAAGCCAACTGGTCACCGCCAACTTCCTCGGCGTGTACGTGGACGAACTCGTCGCCGAACACGGTGTCGAGACGTTCACAGACTTGCTGACGGACGAGGGCCGGAAGTCCGCCGAGCGAGTGATCGGGAACAACGGTCCACCCCCGATCGAACACGTCCCGATCCACGCCGACGACCCGCTGACGGACGCCGACGCCGACGAACTCGGGCGGGACCTGTTCGCCGAGTATCTCGCGCTCCGACTCCGAGACGCGCGGGCCGCGACCTCGGGTGCCTACTCGGTCCACCTCGACGGGCCGTGGGGGGCCGGCAAGAGCACGCTCCTGCACTTCCTCGACGACCACCTCACGGCACCTCGGACTGCCGACGACGACCGAGAGACAGCGGGCGGCACGGACGACGCGACACCGGCCGAGTCGGACGGTGCCCCGACACCGACGGAACTGGGCGACGAGTGGGTCGTCGTCCACTTCAACGCCTGGCAACACCAGCACCTCCGGCCGCCGTGGTGGGCACTGCTGGACCGCATCTTCCACGACACGCGGTCGCAACTCCTGCCGGGTGACCGCCTCCGGCAACGCTGGTGGCGGTTCAGCCGGAGTGGGCGACTCGCGGCCTACGCACTCGTCGGCGTGTTCGGCTGGGTCGTCGTCGGGACACTCCTCGCGGTGGCGTTCGCCGGGCCGGACTCGCTCGCCGAACCGGGGACGGTGGTGGCGCAGTTCGTCGCCAACGCGGACGCACTCGGGGCGATATTCGGGGTGGTGGTCGCCGGCCTGGCGCTCCGAGACGCGGTCGTCTCGCCGACGGTCCCCCGGTCGGCACACGCGGCCCAGCGCTACGTCGACTACCGGAGCGAACCGATGACCGAGATAACGGCGCTGTTCGGCGACCTCATCGAGAGCGTCCAGCGGAGCAGTCCGCCCGGGAGACGGCGGCAGGTCGCGGTGTTCGTCGACGACCTGGACCGGTGTGCGAGCGAGTACGTGGTCGAACTGCTGGAGGGCATCCAGACCCTCTTTCGGCGGGCACCGGTCGTGTTCGTCGTCGCGGGCGACGGTCAGTGGCTCACGACCTGCTTCGAGTCGGTGTACGCGGGCCACGAGGCGGTGGCCGAGACGCCCGGCACCTCCCTCGGGACGCTGTTCGTCGAGAAGACGTTCCAGTTCTCCGCGCCGGTGCCGGGCATCGACCCGGCGCTCCAGTCGGCCTACTGGCAGGGACTCACCCGCGTCCGACCGCCGGCCGAGACCGGAGACGGCCAGTCGTCGGATCTGATCGACTCCCGCGAGACCCCTGCCGGGGTCACGACAGCGCCGACAGCGAAGACCGGGACCCCGGAGACGGACACCGTCGCCGGGCAGGACGAGGATGCCGAGGCGGAGGTCGGTCCCGGCGCGGAGGACGCGTCGGTCCGCGAACGCGTCGAGGCACGGCGTGCCGACGTCCGGTCGTTGGCCTCCCGTCGGGAGCAGGCGGCGTCGGAACGACTGCTCCTCTCGACGCTCGGCGACCTGCTGGCACCGAACCCGCGCGGCATGAAACGTCTCGTCAACACCTACAGCGCGAACCGGGCACTGGCACTCATCGCCGGAGCCGACCTCTCGGAGGCAGTGCTGGCGCGGTGGACGATCCTCTCGCTCCGCTGGCCCGCGCTGGCCGACTATCTGGCTCGGCACCCCGAGCAGGTCACGAGCATCGGTGTGTCGAGTCCGCCAGACGTGGACGAAGACCTCCAGACCCTTTTCGCCGACGAGTCCGGGGACGTCTGGCGGACTGCCTTCGGCGAGGTAGGTGACTCTGTCGAACCACTCGACGCCGAGGCTGTTCGGGACTGTGCCGCGATCAGTGCGTGAGAACTCGATCGAACGCGGCGGCGGTCAGTCGTGGACCGCACTCGCCGCGCGCACGATGGTCTCCTCGCCGAACTTCGGGCCGATGAGTTGCAGGCCGACCGGGAGGCCGTCCGTCTCGCCGGCCGGCACCGAGATGGCCGGGACGTTGGCGAGGTTCACGGGGACCGTGTTCGCGTCCGCGAGGTACATCTGCAGGGGGTCGTCCAGACTCTCGCCGAGTTCGAAAGGCGTCACCGGCATCGTCGGCGAGGCCAGCACGTCCGCGTCCGAAAGCGCGTCGTCGAAGTCCTGCTTCAGCCACGCGCGAGCGTCCTGTGCCTGCTTGTAGTACTTGTCGTGGTACCCCGCCGAGAGGGCGTAGGTGCCGAGCAGGATGCGGCGCTTGACCTCCGGCCCGAAGCCCTCGTCGCGGGCCTTCGCGAAGGATTCGTTCCAGTTGCCGTCGTAGCCACCGGAGACACCGTAGCGCACGCCGTCGAAGCGCGCGAGGTTCGAGGACGCCTCGGACATGGCGATGACGTAGTAGGCCGCGACCGCCGTCTCTACCGAGGGCATGCTGACCTCGTGGTACTCCGCACCCTGTGCTTCGAGGTCGGCGATGGCGTCCCAGAACGTCTCGACGACGCCCTCCTCGGCTCCTTCGATCAGTTCGGTCGGGACGCCGATGGTCAGGCCGTCCACGTCGCCGTCCGCGGCGGCGGCGTAGTCAGACGCTGCTCCCTCGTCGTGGGTCGTCGCGTCACGCTCGTCCGGGCCGGCGAGCACGTCGAGTAGTCCGGCGGCCCCCTCCACCGTGGGTGCGATGGGACCGATCTGTTCGAGACTGTTCGCGTACGCGACGAGGCCGTACCGCGAGACGAGACCGTAGGTCGGCTTGATGCCGACGACGCCACAGAAGGCGGCCGGACACCGGATCGACCCGCCGGTGTCGGTGCCGAGTGCGAGGTCCGCCTCGCCGCCGGCGACCGCCGCCGCGGAGCCACCCGAGGAGCCACCGGGCACGCGGTCGGTGTCCAGCGGGTTGCGCGTCGGGCCGAAGTGGGAGGTCTCCGTGGTCGTGCCCATCCCGAACTCGTCCATGTTCGTCTTCCCGACGATGGTCGCGCCCGCCGCCTTCAGGCGCTCGACGACCGTGGCGTCGTACGGCGGGACGTAGTCTTCGAGCATCGCCGACCCGCAGGTGGTGCGCACGCCCTCGGTCGAGATGTTGTCCTTCACCGCGACCGTGGTGCCGGAGAGCGGTCCCTCGTCGGTCGGGTCGATCTCGGCGTCGGTGACGAAGGCGTTCAGATCCGTGCTCATCTACGACACCTTCGGTCCTTTGAAGAAGCCGTCCTCGGTCTCCGGGGCGTTCGCCAGCGCCTCCTCCTGGCTGAGGCCCTCACGGACCTCGTCTTCTCGCATGACGTTCACGAGGTCCGGTTCGGACTCCACTTCCGGCACCTCGTCCAGCGCCTCGAAGTAGTCCAGGATGTCGCCGAACTGGTCGGCGAACTCCGCGACCTCCTCGTCGGCGAGGTCGACGCGCGCCAACTCGGCGACGTGGCGCACGTCC
This genomic window from Salinirubrum litoreum contains:
- a CDS encoding KAP family P-loop NTPase fold protein, encoding MADQPFPVLTEEVERLLPPVDDATPIPAVELLLSLVDPGPDSKSEVPESSESADFGASRPDPPEWLYDTTLQSGDAATAEARTLPDWLSEIRLLYEEQMVSALSVPAVVVGVGILVPDLGSQLVTANFLGVYVDELVAEHGVETFTDLLTDEGRKSAERVIGNNGPPPIEHVPIHADDPLTDADADELGRDLFAEYLALRLRDARAATSGAYSVHLDGPWGAGKSTLLHFLDDHLTAPRTADDDRETAGGTDDATPAESDGAPTPTELGDEWVVVHFNAWQHQHLRPPWWALLDRIFHDTRSQLLPGDRLRQRWWRFSRSGRLAAYALVGVFGWVVVGTLLAVAFAGPDSLAEPGTVVAQFVANADALGAIFGVVVAGLALRDAVVSPTVPRSAHAAQRYVDYRSEPMTEITALFGDLIESVQRSSPPGRRRQVAVFVDDLDRCASEYVVELLEGIQTLFRRAPVVFVVAGDGQWLTTCFESVYAGHEAVAETPGTSLGTLFVEKTFQFSAPVPGIDPALQSAYWQGLTRVRPPAETGDGQSSDLIDSRETPAGVTTAPTAKTGTPETDTVAGQDEDAEAEVGPGAEDASVRERVEARRADVRSLASRREQAASERLLLSTLGDLLAPNPRGMKRLVNTYSANRALALIAGADLSEAVLARWTILSLRWPALADYLARHPEQVTSIGVSSPPDVDEDLQTLFADESGDVWRTAFGEVGDSVEPLDAEAVRDCAAISA
- the gatA gene encoding Asp-tRNA(Asn)/Glu-tRNA(Gln) amidotransferase subunit GatA; amino-acid sequence: MSTDLNAFVTDAEIDPTDEGPLSGTTVAVKDNISTEGVRTTCGSAMLEDYVPPYDATVVERLKAAGATIVGKTNMDEFGMGTTTETSHFGPTRNPLDTDRVPGGSSGGSAAAVAGGEADLALGTDTGGSIRCPAAFCGVVGIKPTYGLVSRYGLVAYANSLEQIGPIAPTVEGAAGLLDVLAGPDERDATTHDEGAASDYAAAADGDVDGLTIGVPTELIEGAEEGVVETFWDAIADLEAQGAEYHEVSMPSVETAVAAYYVIAMSEASSNLARFDGVRYGVSGGYDGNWNESFAKARDEGFGPEVKRRILLGTYALSAGYHDKYYKQAQDARAWLKQDFDDALSDADVLASPTMPVTPFELGESLDDPLQMYLADANTVPVNLANVPAISVPAGETDGLPVGLQLIGPKFGEETIVRAASAVHD
- the gatC gene encoding Asp-tRNA(Asn)/Glu-tRNA(Gln) amidotransferase subunit GatC produces the protein MSESSVDAEDVRHVAELARVDLADEEVAEFADQFGDILDYFEALDEVPEVESEPDLVNVMREDEVREGLSQEEALANAPETEDGFFKGPKVS